In one Bartonella grahamii subsp. shimonis genomic region, the following are encoded:
- the uvrB gene encoding excinuclease ABC subunit UvrB — translation MKNGVTATVEALSALIASGNPLFKNGALWTPHRPIRPEKSEGGIPFQLETSFKSAGDQPQAIKTLVEGIQKDERTQVLLGVTGSGKTYTMAKIIEETQRPALILAPNKTLAAQLYGEFKSFFPHNAVEYFVSYYDYYQPEAYVARSDTYIEKESSINEQIDRMRHAATRAVLERDDVIIVASVSCIYGIGSVETYTAMTFKIEKGDKLNQRQLLADLVAQHYHRQDINFIRGSFRVRGDTIEIFPAHLEDRAWRISLFGDEVERITEFDPLTGQKTGDLQSIKIYANSHYVTPRPTLNQAMKSIKMELVQRLDELNAAGRLLEAQRLEQRTIFDLEMLETTGSCSGIENYSRYLTGRKPGEPPPTLFEYIPNNALVFIDESHVTIPQIGGMYRGDFRRKATLAEYGFRLPSCMDNRPLRFEEWDAMRPQTIAVSATPGRWEIEQSHGTFAEQIIRPTGLIDPPTEVRPASNQVDDVVNEIRKTIQKGYRTLVTVLTKRMAEDLTEYLHEQDIRVRYMHSDIDTLERIEILRDLRLGTFDVLIGINLLREGLDIPECGFVAILDADKEGFLRSETSLIQTIGRAARNVDGRVILYADTITGSIERALQETQRRRQKQIAYNEEHHITPKSIKKNIGDILNSGYENNLIRTNIPNVIEKKNMVGNNLASHIKHLEKLMHEAAADLNFEEAARFRDEIKQLQKIELEIAESPLIHHSEKSTHEPVLQPSLFSKPDLAHMGPTMVTGILENRKRKSRKKP, via the coding sequence ATGAAAAATGGTGTTACAGCAACAGTAGAAGCTCTTTCTGCTCTCATTGCTTCAGGTAATCCTCTTTTTAAGAATGGTGCATTATGGACACCTCATCGCCCTATTCGTCCTGAAAAATCTGAAGGTGGTATTCCATTTCAACTCGAAACATCCTTTAAATCAGCAGGAGATCAACCTCAAGCCATTAAAACTCTGGTTGAGGGAATTCAAAAAGATGAGCGTACGCAGGTGCTTTTGGGTGTTACTGGCTCAGGAAAAACCTATACAATGGCCAAAATCATTGAAGAAACACAGCGTCCAGCTCTGATTTTAGCTCCCAATAAAACTCTAGCAGCACAGCTTTACGGAGAGTTTAAAAGTTTTTTTCCCCACAATGCCGTCGAATATTTTGTTTCCTATTATGACTATTATCAGCCAGAAGCCTACGTTGCGCGCTCTGATACCTATATTGAAAAAGAATCCTCAATTAATGAACAAATCGACCGTATGCGCCATGCTGCAACACGTGCTGTCCTTGAACGTGACGACGTTATTATTGTCGCATCTGTATCCTGTATCTACGGGATTGGTTCAGTAGAAACTTATACTGCTATGACCTTCAAAATAGAAAAAGGTGATAAACTCAATCAACGGCAATTACTGGCCGATTTAGTTGCCCAACACTATCATCGACAAGATATTAATTTCATTCGTGGTTCCTTTCGTGTTCGAGGGGATACAATTGAAATTTTCCCTGCCCACCTCGAAGATCGTGCTTGGCGTATTTCTCTCTTTGGCGATGAAGTGGAAAGAATTACGGAATTTGATCCTCTCACCGGACAAAAAACAGGCGACCTTCAATCCATTAAAATTTATGCCAACTCACACTACGTAACACCACGCCCAACACTTAACCAAGCGATGAAATCGATCAAAATGGAACTCGTTCAACGCCTCGATGAGTTGAACGCAGCTGGACGTCTTTTAGAAGCACAACGTTTAGAACAACGTACAATTTTTGATTTGGAAATGTTGGAAACCACCGGCTCATGCTCTGGAATCGAAAATTATTCACGCTATTTAACAGGACGAAAACCTGGTGAACCACCACCAACCTTGTTCGAATATATTCCAAACAATGCTCTTGTTTTTATCGATGAAAGCCATGTAACCATTCCCCAAATTGGAGGCATGTACCGAGGTGACTTTCGAAGAAAAGCAACCCTAGCAGAATATGGGTTTCGCCTACCTTCCTGTATGGACAATCGCCCTTTACGCTTTGAAGAATGGGATGCCATGCGCCCACAAACTATTGCCGTCTCTGCAACACCAGGACGCTGGGAAATAGAACAATCTCACGGCACTTTTGCAGAACAAATTATTCGTCCAACAGGGCTCATTGACCCGCCAACAGAGGTTCGTCCAGCCAGCAATCAAGTCGATGATGTTGTGAATGAAATTCGTAAAACAATTCAAAAAGGTTACCGTACATTGGTGACAGTTCTCACAAAGCGTATGGCCGAGGACTTAACTGAATATCTCCACGAACAAGATATTCGCGTACGCTATATGCATTCTGACATTGATACATTAGAACGCATTGAAATTCTACGCGATCTGCGGCTTGGCACCTTTGATGTCCTCATCGGTATCAACTTGCTCCGAGAAGGCTTAGATATTCCGGAATGTGGTTTTGTTGCTATTCTAGATGCCGATAAGGAGGGCTTTTTGCGCTCTGAAACTTCCCTCATACAAACAATCGGACGTGCTGCACGTAACGTAGATGGCCGCGTTATCCTCTATGCAGATACAATCACAGGCTCCATAGAACGAGCCTTACAGGAGACACAAAGACGTCGACAAAAACAAATAGCCTATAATGAAGAACACCATATCACACCGAAAAGTATCAAAAAAAATATCGGAGATATTCTTAATTCAGGCTATGAAAACAACCTTATTCGCACAAATATCCCTAATGTCATCGAGAAAAAAAATATGGTTGGCAACAATTTAGCATCTCATATTAAACACCTTGAAAAATTAATGCATGAAGCAGCTGCTGATCTCAACTTTGAAGAAGCAGCGCGATTTCGCGATGAAATCAAACAATTACAAAAGATAGAACTAGAAATCGCTGAGAGCCCCTTAATACATCATAGCGAAAAATCTACCCATGAGCCCGTGTTACAACCAAGTCTTTTCTCCAAACCAGACCTTGCACACATGGGGCCAACCATGGTCACTGGTATTTTAGAAAATCGAAAAAGAAAGTCTCGTAAAAAACCCTAA
- a CDS encoding pyridoxal phosphate-dependent aminotransferase — MAFIADKLSRIKPSATIAASQKARHLKMLGRNVIALSAGEPDFDTPDNIKNAAIEAIRRGETKYPPISGIPELRQAISAKFKRENNLLYQPEQIIVGTGGKQILFNAFMATLNKGDEVIIPSPYWVSYPEMVALNDGTPVFLETKAEFSYKLQPQELEAAITPKTKWFIFNSPSNPSGAAYTHNELKKLTDVLVKYPHVYILSDDIYEHLTYEGFTFVTPAQIEPALYERTLTMNGVSKAYAMTGWRIGYAGGPQELIKAMDTIQGQQTSGTSVISQWAAVEALNGTQDFIAKNKSIFQARRDLVVSMLNQAPGIHCPTPEGAFYVYPSCTGLIGKKTPNGQCITNDEDFTIALLETEAVAVVQGSAFGLGSTFRISYATSEELLEEACIRIQHFCNSLI; from the coding sequence ATGGCTTTTATTGCCGACAAACTGTCTCGCATCAAACCTTCTGCAACAATTGCTGCTTCCCAGAAAGCCCGTCATTTAAAAATGTTAGGGCGCAACGTTATTGCCTTAAGCGCTGGAGAGCCAGACTTTGATACCCCAGACAATATCAAAAACGCAGCCATTGAAGCTATTCGAAGAGGAGAAACAAAATACCCTCCCATATCTGGAATTCCAGAATTGCGCCAAGCAATTTCTGCAAAGTTTAAAAGAGAAAATAACCTTCTTTACCAACCAGAACAAATTATTGTTGGTACCGGTGGAAAACAAATTCTCTTTAATGCATTCATGGCAACTTTGAATAAAGGAGATGAGGTCATCATCCCATCCCCTTATTGGGTTAGTTATCCAGAAATGGTTGCACTCAACGATGGTACGCCTGTCTTTTTAGAAACAAAAGCCGAATTTTCTTATAAACTCCAACCTCAAGAGCTAGAAGCTGCCATTACCCCCAAAACCAAATGGTTCATCTTTAACTCTCCTTCAAATCCATCAGGTGCCGCTTATACACACAATGAATTGAAAAAACTCACAGATGTTTTAGTAAAATATCCTCATGTTTATATCCTTTCCGATGATATATATGAACATCTCACATATGAGGGTTTTACCTTTGTTACTCCAGCTCAAATAGAACCAGCGCTTTATGAGCGTACACTCACAATGAATGGTGTTTCTAAAGCCTATGCGATGACGGGATGGAGAATCGGTTATGCAGGCGGACCACAAGAATTAATTAAAGCTATGGATACCATTCAAGGTCAGCAAACATCTGGGACAAGTGTCATTTCACAATGGGCTGCTGTTGAAGCACTTAATGGGACACAAGATTTTATCGCTAAAAATAAAAGTATTTTTCAAGCACGCCGTGATCTCGTTGTTTCTATGCTAAACCAAGCTCCTGGCATTCACTGTCCAACGCCCGAAGGTGCTTTTTATGTTTATCCTTCTTGCACAGGACTTATTGGAAAGAAAACACCTAACGGTCAATGTATTACGAATGATGAAGACTTTACCATAGCGCTTCTAGAAACAGAAGCTGTTGCTGTCGTCCAAGGATCTGCTTTTGGACTTGGATCAACTTTTCGTATTTCTTATGCAACATCAGAAGAATTACTTGAAGAAGCTTGTATACGTATACAGCACTTTTGTAACAGTTTAATTTAA
- a CDS encoding TrkH family potassium uptake protein has translation MLLPIFVDLHDNNRNWITFLYSCAITTMLATLILLATKGATCRFSARLGFMLTVCLWLTGSIVGALPLYLSPLPISLAGAIFESVSGITTTGSTVLSGLDNLSRSILLWRSIICWIGGIGFIGLALLLLPSLRVGGVRLFHMESSDKSEKILPRINQIANGIIIAYVGLTLACMLSYFTAGMSLFDAINHAMSTVATAGFSTHDASFGYFSDTPAILIISTIFMLLSALPFVLYVKLVLPGHSKRFLDPQVIVFLHIVLLFSFALAAWLRFYDHRAFHLIFLDVIFHLSSIISTTGYSAEDYQLWGPFALGIFFIVSFTGGCAGSTSGGMKINRLIILWRITQTNIEKLLSPNVVVKARYDHSNISNDVAQAVLFFVCLYMFCLVIGTALLLTTGLDFTSAFTGVLTALSNVGPGFGDIIGPAGNFSTINDNALWILSFLMLAGRLEIITIFVLFIPAFWREQF, from the coding sequence ATGCTTTTGCCAATTTTTGTGGATTTGCACGACAACAATCGTAATTGGATAACCTTTCTCTATTCTTGTGCCATAACTACCATGTTAGCAACGCTGATTCTTTTAGCAACTAAGGGAGCTACTTGTCGTTTTTCAGCACGACTTGGCTTTATGCTCACTGTTTGTCTTTGGCTAACAGGAAGCATCGTAGGTGCCTTACCTCTTTATCTTTCTCCTCTTCCCATTTCTCTAGCAGGAGCCATTTTTGAATCTGTTTCTGGAATTACAACAACAGGCTCCACAGTCCTTTCTGGTCTTGATAATTTATCGCGAAGTATTTTATTATGGCGTTCTATTATATGCTGGATTGGGGGCATTGGTTTTATCGGTTTAGCCCTCTTGCTTTTGCCTTCACTGCGTGTGGGTGGTGTACGACTTTTTCATATGGAATCATCTGATAAATCTGAAAAAATATTGCCTCGCATCAACCAAATTGCTAACGGAATTATCATCGCTTATGTTGGACTCACATTGGCTTGTATGCTTTCTTATTTTACTGCAGGCATGAGTTTATTTGATGCCATTAACCATGCAATGAGTACAGTAGCAACAGCTGGTTTTTCAACGCATGATGCTTCTTTTGGCTATTTTTCTGATACACCAGCCATCTTAATTATTTCAACAATCTTCATGTTGCTTTCTGCTTTGCCCTTCGTACTTTATGTTAAATTAGTCCTTCCTGGACACTCCAAACGCTTCCTTGACCCACAAGTGATTGTTTTTCTCCATATCGTTCTCCTTTTCAGCTTTGCTTTAGCGGCATGGCTACGGTTTTATGATCATCGCGCTTTCCACTTGATTTTCCTTGATGTCATTTTTCATCTTTCATCCATTATTAGCACCACAGGTTACAGCGCTGAAGATTATCAACTTTGGGGACCGTTTGCGCTTGGAATTTTCTTCATTGTTTCTTTTACAGGCGGATGTGCTGGTTCTACTTCTGGTGGCATGAAAATCAATCGCCTCATTATTCTTTGGCGTATTACACAAACAAATATAGAAAAACTTCTTTCTCCTAATGTCGTTGTAAAGGCGCGCTACGATCACTCAAATATATCAAACGATGTTGCTCAAGCCGTTTTGTTTTTTGTCTGTCTTTATATGTTTTGCCTTGTTATCGGCACGGCACTTTTGCTTACAACCGGTCTTGACTTTACCTCTGCCTTTACAGGGGTCTTAACCGCACTTTCAAATGTTGGTCCAGGCTTTGGAGATATTATTGGCCCCGCTGGTAATTTCTCTACAATCAACGATAATGCTTTATGGATTTTAAGTTTTCTAATGCTAGCTGGACGTCTTGAAATTATAACAATATTCGTCCTTTTTATTCCCGCTTTCTGGCGTGAACAATTCTAA
- the trxB gene encoding thioredoxin-disulfide reductase: protein MIQSHIRLLIIGSGPAGYTAAIYAARAMLKPVLVTGLQQGGQLTITTDVENYPGFADPIQGPWLMEQIAKQAENMGTKIVYDTIIKADLLKYPFVLYGDSGTQYSCDALIITTGAQARWLGLESEQTFMGSGVSACATCDGFFYRDKDVIVVGGGNTAVEEALYLSHLAKSVSVVHRRDHFRAEKILQDRLLACKNVRIIWDHVVEEIIGLPAQDSMGAVVTGARLKNVKTGHEMKVNAEGIFIAIGHDPAVSLFEGQLKQKRGGYLWTAPDSTATSIAGVFAAGDVTDATFRQAVTAAGRGCMAALEAERFLDIPKR, encoded by the coding sequence ATGATACAATCGCATATTCGTCTGCTGATTATTGGCTCAGGTCCGGCTGGTTATACAGCGGCGATCTATGCAGCAAGAGCAATGCTTAAGCCGGTTTTGGTGACGGGCTTGCAGCAGGGTGGACAATTAACAATTACAACTGATGTTGAGAATTATCCAGGTTTTGCAGATCCCATTCAAGGACCATGGTTGATGGAACAAATAGCAAAACAAGCTGAGAATATGGGGACAAAAATTGTCTATGATACAATTATAAAGGCTGATTTGTTGAAGTATCCTTTTGTCTTATATGGGGATTCAGGAACACAATATTCTTGTGATGCACTGATTATTACAACAGGAGCTCAAGCGCGCTGGCTTGGTTTAGAAAGTGAACAGACCTTTATGGGCAGTGGTGTTTCCGCTTGTGCTACATGTGATGGCTTTTTTTACCGTGATAAGGACGTTATTGTCGTGGGAGGAGGAAATACGGCTGTTGAAGAAGCACTTTATTTATCGCATTTGGCTAAAAGTGTAAGTGTAGTTCATCGCCGAGATCATTTTCGGGCAGAAAAAATTTTGCAAGATAGGTTGCTTGCTTGCAAGAACGTACGTATTATTTGGGATCATGTGGTGGAAGAAATTATTGGTTTGCCAGCTCAAGATTCAATGGGGGCTGTTGTAACAGGGGCTCGTCTGAAAAATGTTAAGACAGGCCACGAGATGAAAGTGAATGCAGAGGGCATATTTATTGCCATTGGGCATGATCCTGCTGTTTCTCTGTTTGAAGGACAGTTGAAACAAAAACGAGGCGGTTATTTATGGACAGCACCGGACTCAACAGCGACAAGTATTGCTGGTGTTTTTGCTGCTGGGGATGTAACAGATGCAACATTTCGCCAAGCTGTAACAGCTGCGGGAAGAGGATGTATGGCAGCGTTGGAAGCAGAACGGTTTTTGGATATACCTAAGCGTTAG
- a CDS encoding LysR family transcriptional regulator has translation MAPPLDWDKLRIFHAAAEAGSFTHAAQKLHLSQSAVSRQVSALEQEVGVSLFQRHARGLILTEQGETLYRTAHDVLMKLESVRLQLSESYAKPTGHLRVTSTFGMGAGWIAERMPEFLSLYPDMQVQLLLSDEELDLTMCHADCAVRLHQPQQPDLIQRKLFTIHMHVYASEKYIANYGKPKKLSDLDEHRIISFGEPVPPYLSGLNWLEKAGRSDGSLRVSVLQINNIISIKNALMRDLGIAVLPDYIVNNDEHLVRLFPDMVDIPSFDTFFCYPYNLKNLARLNAFRDYIFLKARQWSF, from the coding sequence GTGGCGCCACCGTTGGATTGGGATAAGTTAAGGATTTTTCACGCTGCAGCAGAAGCGGGATCTTTTACGCATGCTGCTCAAAAACTTCATTTATCTCAATCAGCCGTTTCACGACAGGTTTCGGCTTTAGAACAAGAGGTTGGGGTATCCTTATTTCAACGTCATGCGCGTGGTTTGATTCTTACAGAACAGGGAGAAACTCTTTATCGTACAGCTCATGATGTTTTGATGAAGCTTGAAAGTGTACGTTTGCAATTAAGTGAAAGCTATGCAAAACCAACGGGGCACTTGCGTGTGACCTCGACTTTTGGAATGGGGGCAGGGTGGATTGCAGAGCGTATGCCAGAATTTCTTAGTCTTTATCCTGATATGCAGGTTCAGCTTTTGCTTTCCGATGAAGAGCTTGATTTGACAATGTGTCATGCGGATTGTGCTGTTCGCTTACATCAACCCCAACAACCTGATCTTATACAAAGAAAACTCTTTACAATTCATATGCATGTTTATGCTTCGGAAAAGTATATTGCAAATTATGGAAAGCCAAAAAAATTGTCTGATCTCGATGAGCATCGTATTATTTCGTTCGGTGAGCCTGTCCCACCTTATTTGTCTGGTTTAAATTGGTTGGAAAAGGCTGGTAGAAGTGATGGATCATTGCGCGTTTCAGTTCTACAAATCAACAATATCATCTCAATAAAGAATGCGCTTATGCGTGATCTTGGGATTGCTGTGCTGCCTGATTATATCGTCAATAATGATGAGCATTTGGTGCGTCTTTTTCCTGATATGGTTGATATTCCTTCTTTTGATACTTTTTTTTGTTATCCTTATAATTTAAAGAATTTGGCAAGGTTAAATGCTTTTCGAGATTATATTTTTTTAAAAGCCCGTCAGTGGTCTTTTTAA
- a CDS encoding cold-shock protein, producing the protein MSTGTVKWFNTTKGFGFIQPSDGSADVFVHISAVERSGLNSLNEGQKISYDVLQDRRSGKFAAGNLAAL; encoded by the coding sequence ATGTCTACAGGAACAGTTAAGTGGTTTAATACAACAAAAGGTTTCGGATTCATTCAGCCTAGTGATGGTAGTGCAGATGTATTTGTACACATTTCTGCCGTTGAGCGTTCTGGTCTAAACAGTCTTAATGAAGGACAAAAAATTTCTTATGATGTTCTTCAAGATCGTCGTTCAGGAAAGTTTGCCGCTGGCAACCTTGCAGCCCTTTAA
- the greA gene encoding transcription elongation factor GreA, translating to MEKVPMTTAGFESLKEELRWRQQQERPRIIEAISEARAHGDLSENAEYHAAKEAQSHNEGRINELEDYIARAEVIDVSRLSGDKIKFGATIKLLDEDTEEKKVYQIVGDQEADVKTGKISISSPIARALIGKQEGDVIEVNAPGGAHNYEIIKVQYI from the coding sequence ATGGAAAAAGTTCCGATGACTACAGCTGGTTTTGAGAGTCTTAAAGAGGAGTTGCGTTGGCGTCAACAACAAGAGCGTCCGCGAATTATTGAAGCAATTTCTGAGGCGCGTGCACATGGTGATTTATCAGAAAATGCTGAGTATCATGCAGCTAAAGAAGCTCAAAGTCATAATGAGGGGCGTATAAATGAGCTTGAAGATTATATCGCACGAGCAGAAGTTATAGATGTCTCGCGTCTTTCAGGCGACAAAATAAAATTTGGAGCAACTATTAAACTCTTGGATGAGGATACTGAAGAGAAAAAGGTTTACCAGATCGTTGGTGACCAAGAAGCTGACGTAAAAACTGGTAAAATCTCTATTTCTTCGCCTATTGCACGTGCACTCATTGGCAAGCAAGAAGGTGATGTGATTGAGGTGAATGCACCCGGTGGTGCGCATAATTACGAGATCATTAAGGTTCAGTACATCTAA
- a CDS encoding SH3 domain-containing protein gives MKKIVIFFMFGSFFLATTVSEAADAFVTRNLNFRTGPSTQYALCGLISAGELVFVKNCEGNWCHIRYNTQIGWVSSRYLSFKDGNDLYHTYTMSLVPKRTDYSP, from the coding sequence ATGAAAAAAATCGTCATTTTTTTTATGTTTGGCTCTTTCTTTTTAGCCACAACAGTGTCTGAAGCTGCAGATGCTTTTGTGACGAGAAATCTTAATTTTAGAACAGGTCCCAGCACTCAGTATGCACTTTGCGGTTTAATCTCTGCTGGGGAATTGGTTTTTGTTAAAAACTGTGAAGGGAATTGGTGCCATATCCGATATAACACTCAAATAGGTTGGGTGTCATCTCGTTATCTTTCATTTAAAGATGGAAATGATCTTTATCACACATATACAATGTCTTTAGTGCCCAAACGTACCGATTATTCTCCATAA